From a region of the Nonlabens sp. Hel1_33_55 genome:
- the kbl gene encoding glycine C-acetyltransferase has product MYGAIGDYLKKELEEIKDAGLYKKERIITSPQDAVITLDDGSEVINFCANNYLGLSSHPEVIQAAKDTLDSHGFGMSSVRFICGTQDIHKELEQKLAEFYGMEDTILYAACFDANGGVFEPLLGKEDAIISDSLNHASIIDGVRLCKAMRYRYASADMADLEKQLQKANDDGARHKVIVTDGVFSMDGILAPLDKICDLADKYDALVMVDECHAAGFLGDTGRGSLEAKGVLGRIDIVTGTLGKALGGAMGGYTCAKKEVIEILRQRSRPYLFSNSLAPSIVGASIKALELIDSSTDLIEKVQSNTAYFKKGMKELGFDFIDGESAIVPVMLYEAKLSQQMADMLLEEGIYVIGFFFPVVPKEKARIRVQLSAAHSQKYLDKAIKAFEKVGKSLGIIKN; this is encoded by the coding sequence ATGTACGGAGCAATAGGAGATTATCTAAAAAAAGAACTTGAAGAAATCAAAGATGCAGGACTTTATAAAAAGGAACGCATTATTACATCACCACAAGATGCAGTCATCACATTAGATGATGGTAGTGAGGTGATTAACTTCTGTGCTAATAATTATTTAGGATTAAGCTCGCATCCTGAAGTTATTCAAGCCGCAAAAGATACGTTGGACTCTCATGGTTTTGGAATGAGTTCGGTTCGCTTTATATGTGGAACTCAAGACATCCATAAAGAATTGGAACAAAAACTCGCCGAATTCTATGGTATGGAAGACACCATACTATATGCGGCATGTTTTGATGCGAATGGTGGCGTTTTTGAACCGTTATTAGGTAAAGAGGATGCAATTATTTCTGATTCCTTAAATCATGCTTCTATCATTGATGGTGTTCGTTTGTGTAAAGCAATGCGTTACCGATATGCCAGCGCAGACATGGCAGATTTAGAGAAGCAGTTGCAAAAAGCCAATGACGACGGAGCCAGACATAAAGTGATTGTAACCGATGGTGTTTTCTCCATGGATGGAATTTTGGCACCATTAGACAAAATCTGTGATCTCGCAGATAAGTATGATGCATTAGTTATGGTAGATGAATGCCATGCCGCAGGATTTCTAGGCGACACTGGTCGCGGATCTTTAGAAGCAAAAGGTGTTTTAGGTAGAATAGATATCGTTACAGGAACTTTAGGAAAAGCATTAGGCGGCGCCATGGGCGGTTACACTTGTGCAAAGAAAGAAGTTATTGAAATATTGCGTCAGCGTTCAAGGCCTTACTTGTTTTCCAATTCCCTAGCGCCTTCGATTGTTGGCGCCTCGATAAAGGCGTTAGAATTGATAGATTCTAGTACAGACTTGATTGAGAAAGTACAGTCTAACACGGCATACTTTAAAAAAGGAATGAAAGAATTAGGCTTTGATTTTATTGATGGCGAGAGTGCTATTGTACCAGTCATGTTATATGAAGCAAAACTGTCTCAGCAGATGGCAGATATGCTTTTAGAAGAAGGAATTTATGTCATTGGATTCTTTTTTCCTGTTGTTCCAAAGGAAAAAGCAAGAATAAGAGTGCAATTAAGTGCGGCACATTCTCAAAAATATTTAGATAAAGCTATAAAAGCCTTTGAAAAAGTAGGGAAATCATTAGGAATTATCAAAAATTAA
- a CDS encoding OmpA family protein, producing MKNFIKIFIASAVLLSASLVQAQDETNRWSVALGINAIDFYSIDGGDDNLGGYFEELVDVSDYNILPAPSRLEIGYYVGDGIVATIAGSANSIDNVYEMDVEDLFYVSVDGGLRYNLREIYNGSDFFNPYLGIGGSYQFIEDISFGTFNGTIGFDVKVAENIYFNLQTTYKHPFEDQNGVFAAEGPRHFQHVAGVKFVWGAVDTDGDGIPDSKDDCPETPGLEQFNGCPDSDGDGIKDSEDECPYVAGPAETNGCPDSDGDTVLDKDDKCPETPGLVALMGCPDSDGDGIADGDDECPNEAGLAKFNGCPDTDGDGIADKDDECPNEAGVAELNGCPRPAVPTVQEQEQLNAYAKTILFELNKSDIQAQSAQTLSDIIDILKKYPESEFSIDGHTDSQGSEAYNQKLSEERANSVLRYLVNGGIEANRLSAEGFGESKPIATNSTAAGRQQNRRTEINLKK from the coding sequence ATGAAAAACTTTATTAAAATCTTTATTGCCAGTGCAGTTTTACTTTCTGCTTCATTGGTACAAGCACAAGACGAGACCAATCGATGGTCTGTTGCATTAGGAATTAACGCTATTGACTTTTATTCAATCGACGGTGGAGATGATAACCTTGGAGGATATTTCGAGGAACTTGTTGATGTAAGTGATTACAATATTTTACCTGCTCCATCAAGACTAGAGATAGGTTACTATGTAGGTGATGGAATTGTTGCTACCATCGCAGGTTCTGCTAACTCTATAGACAATGTTTATGAAATGGACGTTGAGGATTTATTTTACGTTAGCGTTGATGGAGGATTGAGATATAACTTAAGAGAAATCTATAACGGTAGCGATTTTTTCAATCCTTACTTAGGTATAGGTGGATCATATCAATTCATTGAAGACATTTCTTTTGGTACATTTAATGGAACTATAGGTTTCGACGTCAAAGTTGCTGAGAATATTTATTTTAATCTTCAGACTACTTACAAGCATCCTTTTGAGGATCAAAATGGTGTATTTGCAGCTGAAGGTCCAAGACACTTCCAACATGTTGCGGGTGTGAAATTTGTATGGGGAGCTGTTGATACTGATGGTGACGGAATTCCAGATAGTAAAGATGATTGTCCAGAGACTCCAGGTCTTGAGCAATTTAACGGTTGTCCAGATTCTGATGGTGATGGTATTAAAGACAGTGAAGACGAATGTCCTTACGTAGCAGGCCCAGCAGAAACCAATGGTTGTCCAGATTCTGACGGTGATACTGTTCTTGACAAAGATGACAAATGTCCAGAGACTCCAGGTCTTGTTGCTTTGATGGGTTGTCCTGATAGCGACGGTGACGGTATTGCAGATGGTGATGATGAGTGTCCTAATGAGGCTGGTCTAGCTAAATTCAATGGATGTCCTGATACTGACGGTGATGGTATTGCTGATAAAGATGATGAATGTCCAAATGAGGCTGGTGTAGCTGAATTAAACGGATGTCCTCGTCCTGCAGTTCCAACTGTACAAGAACAAGAGCAATTGAATGCTTATGCTAAAACAATATTGTTTGAATTGAACAAATCAGACATTCAAGCTCAATCAGCTCAAACTTTATCTGATATCATTGATATCTTGAAAAAATATCCAGAGTCTGAATTCTCTATCGATGGTCATACTGATAGTCAAGGTTCTGAAGCTTACAACCAAAAACTTTCTGAGGAAAGAGCTAACTCTGTACTTAGGTACTTAGTGAATGGTGGAATTGAAGCTAATAGATTATCTGCAGAAGGTTTTGGAGAATCTAAGCCTATCGCTACTAACAGCACTGCCGCAGGTAGACAACAAAACAGACGTACTGAAATCAACTTGAAAAAGTAA
- a CDS encoding PD-(D/E)XK nuclease family protein yields MQETFIGKTLDSLVSKGFHLDELSYIVPSRRVGVFLNKEISQRYNKPILAPVTLSIEDYIQELSGLHILSDLDTLPYFYQAYCNIEPIEKRDSFDAFIGWAPTILKDFNEVDRYLVDPEQFFEYLGNYKALDTDRHWSLEANPTQMVTQYLDFWKKLFLYYKALHKVLEQNEVAYQGMAYQIAFAKANSSKSISKPKNPLVFLGLNALNTAESKIIQQLLENDGAVIYWDTDSYFLENSYHEAGKFIRNHQEEWKYYQDRKIDIIGSGYRQSKSIEIISATGNLGMVQAARKYLTKISEEDLLDTAVILADEQLLLPLLNALPDNIDAFNVTMGLSLDQLPISSFFMDLFQLHKESTDGTFYYKNVTKLLESSIVNLIAPDESIKALQQIREHNLIQIKPNDFTGRTFPFLNSVLLNIKQPNEIVELSNKLLKQLKDVLIKKRDSRLELEQLLGMTEVIDELSDLIRDNSSIKDLRTLEYLLRQLLPLKKLDFIGEPVQGLQIMGLLETRALDFKNILMLSVNEGTLPAGKSFGSYIPHEMKRAFDLPTYTEKDSIYAYHFYRLLHRCENATFIYNAESDTLGGGEKSRFLLQLERDENIQHKLTHTSYYHKINAVTNELLEIKKELIYFDRLIEIASKGFSPSALTSYVRNPIDFFSSKILRISDLEDVEEDIALNTMGSIIHEALDKLYQPYQNKILITEDYKKIESQIKTELDLAYASCYTSASNPLGKNKIIYEVSHHYIKKMIAFDKKTVQQSDEFIIKSVEQDLSTIVKVPNIGNVKFHGKVDRVDIVNGVLRIIDYKTGSVSKGNVGIEVDGYEAIITDYQKSKAFQVLMYAYLYMKNNPLVTLQAGIISFKNFGEGFISFGIKNGRSYEPVVIDLDILEQFEIQLVDLITELFDPEIPLKEKEV; encoded by the coding sequence ATGCAGGAAACCTTTATCGGCAAAACACTTGATAGCCTTGTTTCTAAAGGATTTCATTTAGATGAGCTAAGCTATATCGTTCCTAGTAGAAGGGTTGGTGTTTTTCTAAATAAAGAAATATCACAGCGCTATAACAAGCCTATTCTAGCGCCTGTCACACTTAGTATAGAAGACTACATTCAAGAACTTTCTGGACTTCACATCCTGTCCGACCTTGATACCTTACCCTATTTCTACCAAGCATATTGTAATATTGAGCCCATTGAAAAGAGAGACAGTTTTGACGCTTTCATTGGTTGGGCACCTACAATTTTGAAGGATTTTAATGAGGTAGACCGGTATTTAGTCGACCCAGAGCAGTTTTTTGAATACTTGGGTAACTATAAAGCGTTAGATACAGATAGGCATTGGTCCCTAGAGGCCAATCCTACACAAATGGTTACCCAATATCTTGATTTTTGGAAGAAGCTTTTTCTTTATTATAAAGCGCTTCACAAGGTATTGGAACAAAATGAAGTTGCATATCAGGGAATGGCGTATCAAATCGCTTTCGCGAAAGCGAACTCATCGAAATCCATTTCAAAACCAAAAAATCCATTGGTATTTTTAGGCCTCAATGCACTGAATACCGCAGAGTCTAAAATCATCCAGCAATTATTGGAGAATGACGGCGCAGTGATTTATTGGGATACCGATAGCTACTTCTTAGAAAACTCCTACCACGAGGCGGGAAAGTTTATAAGAAATCATCAAGAGGAATGGAAATACTATCAAGATCGAAAAATCGATATTATAGGATCGGGTTACAGGCAAAGTAAATCCATAGAAATAATAAGTGCTACTGGAAATTTAGGCATGGTTCAAGCGGCACGCAAGTATCTTACTAAGATTAGTGAGGAAGATCTGCTGGATACCGCTGTAATTCTAGCAGATGAACAATTGCTTTTACCGCTGTTAAATGCCTTGCCGGATAACATTGATGCTTTCAATGTGACTATGGGATTGAGCTTGGACCAGTTACCTATCAGTTCCTTCTTCATGGATCTGTTTCAGTTACACAAGGAATCTACTGATGGTACTTTTTACTACAAGAATGTAACAAAACTACTAGAATCATCGATTGTCAACCTTATCGCTCCAGATGAATCAATAAAAGCGTTGCAACAGATAAGGGAACATAATCTTATTCAAATCAAACCTAATGATTTTACAGGTAGAACATTTCCTTTTTTAAATAGTGTTTTACTAAATATAAAGCAACCTAACGAAATCGTTGAACTCTCCAACAAACTACTAAAACAACTGAAAGATGTTCTTATAAAAAAACGGGATAGTCGTCTTGAACTAGAACAGTTGCTGGGAATGACAGAGGTCATCGACGAACTTTCTGATCTTATACGGGATAATTCAAGTATAAAAGATTTAAGGACTTTGGAATATCTACTCAGACAACTATTACCACTTAAAAAGCTAGATTTTATAGGCGAGCCTGTTCAGGGATTACAGATTATGGGTTTGCTGGAAACGAGAGCGCTGGATTTCAAGAACATACTTATGCTGTCTGTCAACGAAGGTACGCTACCGGCAGGAAAGTCATTTGGTTCGTACATACCTCATGAAATGAAAAGGGCTTTTGATTTGCCTACTTATACCGAGAAGGACAGCATTTACGCTTATCACTTTTATCGCCTATTACATCGTTGCGAGAACGCCACTTTTATATACAATGCCGAATCGGATACATTAGGTGGCGGCGAAAAAAGTCGTTTTCTTTTGCAGCTGGAACGCGATGAAAACATCCAGCACAAATTGACGCATACCAGTTATTACCACAAAATAAATGCCGTCACAAACGAATTGCTGGAGATCAAAAAAGAGCTCATCTACTTTGACCGATTAATAGAAATAGCCTCCAAAGGATTTTCACCATCTGCATTGACCAGTTATGTGCGCAATCCCATAGATTTCTTCTCCAGTAAAATCTTACGCATTTCAGATTTAGAAGATGTAGAAGAAGACATTGCTCTCAATACGATGGGATCCATTATTCACGAGGCGCTTGATAAATTATATCAGCCCTACCAGAATAAGATTCTGATAACAGAAGATTATAAAAAGATTGAAAGCCAGATAAAAACAGAACTGGATCTTGCGTACGCTAGCTGCTACACTTCTGCTTCAAACCCATTGGGAAAGAATAAGATCATTTACGAAGTCTCGCATCACTACATAAAGAAGATGATTGCCTTTGACAAAAAAACCGTACAGCAGTCAGATGAGTTTATTATCAAAAGCGTTGAGCAGGACCTATCAACTATTGTTAAAGTACCCAACATTGGCAATGTGAAATTTCACGGAAAAGTGGATCGCGTTGATATTGTCAATGGCGTCCTAAGAATCATTGACTATAAAACTGGAAGCGTATCAAAAGGCAACGTAGGTATTGAAGTGGATGGCTATGAGGCTATCATTACAGACTACCAAAAATCAAAGGCTTTTCAAGTCCTCATGTACGCATATCTATACATGAAGAATAACCCATTGGTCACACTACAAGCTGGTATTATAAGTTTTAAAAACTTTGGTGAAGGTTTTATCTCATTCGGGATTAAGAATGGTCGCAGTTACGAGCCAGTTGTTATTGATCTGGATATCTTGGAGCAATTTGAAATCCAACTTGTCGACCTAATAACCGAACTATTTGATCCAGAAATTCCGTTAAAAGAAAAGGAAGTATGA
- a CDS encoding alpha/beta hydrolase family protein, with product MKKSNIQIPAENNKVILLDYEFIDGASNLPVVIFCHGLKGFKDWGAWDLMGSAFAKANYLFIKFNFSHNGGTPEEPIDFPDLEAFGNNNYSLEVRDLKRVLDWLETSDLPADLSNINLMGHSRAGGITTITSAKDQRITRLITMAGVADYEERFPTGKKLEQWKKDGVYYVKNGRTHQDMPFYYQLYEDFQESRDDLHILSAAAQLSIPHLIVHGTSDPTVDVQDAHRLKNKSTHSQLALIRGADHVFGASHPWKSDLMPNDLRQVVQCCVNFLNACPA from the coding sequence ATGAAAAAGAGTAACATTCAAATACCCGCCGAAAATAATAAAGTAATACTATTGGACTATGAGTTCATTGATGGCGCCTCCAATCTACCTGTGGTAATATTTTGTCATGGGCTCAAAGGATTCAAAGATTGGGGCGCGTGGGATTTGATGGGTTCCGCTTTCGCGAAAGCGAACTACCTATTCATCAAATTCAACTTCTCACACAATGGCGGCACACCTGAAGAGCCCATCGATTTTCCTGATCTAGAAGCTTTTGGAAATAACAATTATAGTCTCGAAGTAAGAGACCTAAAGCGAGTGTTGGACTGGTTAGAAACTTCTGACCTACCAGCAGATCTTTCAAACATCAATCTTATGGGTCATTCCAGAGCTGGCGGAATCACAACCATCACATCAGCAAAAGATCAGCGCATAACTCGATTAATCACCATGGCTGGAGTAGCGGATTATGAAGAGCGATTCCCTACAGGTAAAAAATTAGAGCAATGGAAAAAGGACGGCGTCTATTATGTGAAAAATGGACGCACCCATCAGGACATGCCTTTCTATTACCAGCTATATGAAGACTTTCAGGAAAGCAGGGACGACCTCCACATTTTAAGCGCTGCAGCTCAACTCAGCATCCCTCATTTGATTGTTCATGGAACTTCAGACCCTACGGTTGATGTTCAGGATGCCCATCGATTAAAAAACAAAAGCACGCACAGTCAACTTGCTTTGATACGAGGAGCTGACCACGTTTTTGGAGCATCCCATCCATGGAAATCTGACCTAATGCCTAATGATTTGCGACAGGTGGTGCAGTGTTGCGTTAATTTTTTGAATGCATGTCCTGCCTGA
- a CDS encoding MATE family efflux transporter: protein MKPVVNISTNDILKLAFPAIIAGIAEPVISITDIAIIGNMENNSVDALAAVGLAGAFLSTIIWTLAQTKTSISSIVSNALGNKSLEKINDLIPQVIWINIVLGFLIYAITAPLASFIFDLYSAQGEVLNLTASYYQIRALGFPLTLSAFAIFGIFRGLQNTSWAMIASISGAIVNIGLDYLLVYGVDGWFDGLGLTGAAIASLVAQTTMLIIALFYFFTKTPFRIFINQWKPHFLLGQHIKLTANFFLRTLAINVCIYLSYRYANSYGVEEAATHAILMNIWLFFSFFIDGFANAGNAIGGKLLGARDRESLKYLALKTNTFGIGVSIALALICALFYNYIGGWFTDDSQVDLLFINTFFIILLMQPINAVAFVYDGIFKGWGEAPYLRNLLLVVTLAFFIPVLLVLDYFGFELKAIWLAFFAWMIGRAVLLHLKFRKRLEKMV, encoded by the coding sequence GTGAAACCTGTCGTCAACATATCTACTAACGATATTCTCAAACTCGCCTTTCCAGCGATTATTGCGGGAATAGCAGAGCCCGTTATCAGCATCACAGATATTGCTATCATAGGCAATATGGAGAACAATAGTGTGGATGCACTGGCAGCAGTAGGACTTGCGGGCGCCTTCTTGAGCACCATTATCTGGACACTCGCACAAACCAAAACCTCTATCTCCAGCATCGTTTCAAATGCTTTGGGAAATAAGTCACTGGAAAAAATCAATGATCTCATCCCACAAGTCATATGGATCAATATAGTATTGGGATTCCTTATTTATGCCATTACTGCTCCGCTCGCGTCCTTCATTTTTGATCTTTACAGCGCACAAGGTGAAGTCCTCAACCTCACGGCTTCCTACTACCAGATACGCGCTTTAGGCTTTCCATTGACGCTCAGTGCTTTTGCAATATTCGGAATATTTAGGGGTCTTCAAAATACAAGTTGGGCGATGATTGCCAGCATCTCTGGTGCGATCGTGAATATTGGATTGGACTATCTTTTGGTTTACGGTGTTGATGGATGGTTTGATGGCTTGGGACTGACCGGCGCCGCCATTGCGAGCCTAGTGGCACAAACAACGATGCTTATCATTGCCTTGTTTTACTTTTTTACCAAAACACCATTCAGGATTTTCATCAATCAGTGGAAACCTCATTTCCTATTGGGTCAACACATCAAACTGACTGCAAACTTTTTCCTGCGCACGCTAGCCATCAACGTGTGCATCTATCTATCCTACCGCTATGCAAATAGTTATGGCGTTGAAGAAGCTGCGACCCACGCCATTCTTATGAACATCTGGCTGTTCTTTTCCTTCTTTATCGATGGTTTTGCAAATGCAGGAAATGCCATAGGCGGCAAACTACTGGGTGCTCGAGATCGTGAATCTCTCAAGTATCTAGCGCTTAAAACAAATACGTTCGGTATAGGTGTTTCCATTGCGCTGGCCTTGATCTGTGCGCTGTTTTACAACTATATAGGTGGCTGGTTTACAGACGATTCACAGGTTGATCTGCTCTTCATCAACACCTTTTTTATCATTCTTCTCATGCAGCCCATCAACGCCGTGGCGTTCGTTTATGACGGTATTTTCAAAGGCTGGGGCGAGGCACCTTACCTGCGCAACCTGCTACTAGTCGTGACCTTAGCTTTTTTCATTCCAGTGCTGCTGGTATTGGATTATTTCGGTTTTGAACTCAAGGCCATCTGGCTGGCATTTTTTGCATGGATGATAGGTAGAGCCGTCTTATTGCACCTAAAATTCAGGAAAAGGCTGGAGAAAATGGTTTGA
- a CDS encoding 6-pyruvoyl trahydropterin synthase family protein, which produces MGSVRITKEFTFETGHALYGYDGKCRNVHGHSYKLAVTVIGEPIMDSDNVKYGMVIDFGDLKKIVKEEIVDPFDHATVFNKNSPHVELAKELESRGHEVILADYQPTSEMMIQDFAKKIGDRLPKNIKLFSLRLRETETSYAEWFASDNN; this is translated from the coding sequence ATGGGAAGTGTGCGCATTACTAAGGAGTTCACGTTTGAAACCGGTCATGCCTTATACGGTTATGACGGCAAATGTCGCAATGTTCACGGGCATAGTTATAAGCTGGCGGTGACGGTTATAGGCGAACCCATCATGGATTCTGACAACGTGAAATATGGGATGGTGATCGATTTTGGCGATTTGAAGAAAATAGTCAAAGAGGAAATTGTGGATCCATTTGATCACGCGACCGTTTTCAATAAGAACTCGCCACATGTGGAACTCGCCAAAGAACTTGAATCCCGCGGTCACGAAGTCATCCTAGCCGATTACCAACCTACCAGCGAAATGATGATTCAGGACTTCGCAAAAAAAATAGGCGACCGCTTACCTAAAAACATCAAACTATTCTCCCTACGACTACGCGAGACCGAAACCAGCTATGCAGAATGGTTTGCGAGTGATAATAATTAG
- the hemF gene encoding oxygen-dependent coproporphyrinogen oxidase, whose translation MDSQKDAFFSFIKELQNIITSKLESLDGNSKFQEDEWHREEGGGGFSRIIQDGDVFAKGGVNISAVHGALPLAMQKYFNVQDADFYATGISLVIHPVNPMVPTVHANFRYFEMYDKTGSLVDCWFGGGLDLTPYYLFEEDARHFHQVCKDACDRHDVADYQNFKERCDTYFHNAHRNEARGIGGLFYDYCRADENHSMADWLEFQKDMASHFLDAYVPIVNKRKDLPFSTENIEWQEIRRGRYVEFNLVHDKGTLFGLRTNGRIESILMSLPPIVQWKYDHHPEPGSKEAELVEVLENPRDWIMS comes from the coding sequence ATGGATTCCCAAAAAGACGCTTTCTTTTCTTTTATCAAAGAACTCCAAAACATCATTACATCTAAACTCGAAAGTCTGGACGGCAACTCCAAATTCCAAGAAGACGAATGGCATCGTGAGGAAGGTGGCGGCGGTTTTTCCCGAATTATTCAGGATGGCGATGTTTTTGCAAAAGGTGGTGTGAACATTAGTGCGGTCCATGGAGCTTTGCCGCTGGCCATGCAAAAGTATTTCAACGTTCAGGATGCCGATTTCTATGCAACTGGAATCAGTCTCGTGATTCATCCAGTCAACCCAATGGTACCTACCGTCCATGCCAACTTCAGGTATTTTGAAATGTATGATAAAACTGGATCACTTGTCGACTGTTGGTTTGGTGGTGGTCTGGATCTAACGCCGTATTATCTTTTTGAAGAAGATGCTCGACATTTCCATCAGGTTTGTAAGGATGCCTGTGATAGACATGATGTTGCAGATTATCAAAATTTCAAGGAAAGATGCGATACCTACTTTCATAACGCGCACAGGAATGAAGCGCGAGGCATAGGTGGTCTTTTCTACGACTATTGCCGTGCAGATGAAAATCACTCTATGGCAGACTGGCTAGAATTCCAGAAGGATATGGCTTCCCATTTCCTAGATGCTTATGTACCAATTGTAAACAAAAGAAAGGATCTACCATTTTCTACAGAAAACATAGAATGGCAAGAAATACGCCGCGGTCGCTACGTAGAGTTCAACCTTGTTCATGATAAGGGAACGCTATTCGGCTTGAGGACTAATGGACGTATTGAGAGTATATTAATGAGTCTACCACCAATAGTCCAATGGAAATACGACCATCATCCAGAACCTGGATCCAAAGAAGCCGAATTAGTTGAGGTGTTGGAGAACCCGCGGGATTGGATTATGAGTTAA
- a CDS encoding EI24 domain-containing protein — protein MIKNILKALKDYAGSFKLMSQLGLWKYFMVPMAISILFAITIGFAAYGLSDNLAGPLTRLWVWETGAETFFAFAEVLSAIIIVILGLLVYKHFVMALSAPFMSPVSEKIEKHLYPEIHEAITHRNTSNASQLSRGIRINVRNLFFELLLTIPLLILSLIPVVGILFWVIGFLVQSYYAGFGNMDYTLERHYKYRQSIDFVKSHRGCAIGNGIVFNAMLLIPIVGIILVLPVSVTAASKTTLELLRGQKLLSDSSIDAAI, from the coding sequence ATGATCAAAAACATTTTAAAAGCCTTAAAAGATTACGCTGGTAGCTTCAAATTAATGTCGCAACTGGGCTTGTGGAAATATTTCATGGTTCCCATGGCGATCAGTATATTGTTTGCTATCACCATAGGTTTTGCAGCCTACGGATTGTCAGACAATCTTGCCGGACCACTGACTAGGCTTTGGGTCTGGGAAACTGGAGCAGAGACTTTTTTCGCTTTCGCGGAAGTTCTTAGCGCTATCATTATAGTCATATTAGGATTGCTGGTGTATAAACACTTTGTAATGGCGTTGAGCGCACCATTCATGTCTCCGGTATCTGAAAAGATTGAAAAGCATTTGTATCCAGAAATTCACGAGGCCATCACTCACAGAAACACCTCAAATGCCTCTCAACTTTCTCGCGGCATACGCATTAACGTGCGCAATTTGTTTTTTGAATTGCTGCTTACCATACCGTTATTGATATTAAGTCTAATTCCAGTAGTTGGGATTCTATTCTGGGTGATCGGATTTTTGGTACAATCCTATTATGCTGGATTTGGGAATATGGACTACACGCTGGAACGTCACTACAAATACCGCCAAAGCATTGATTTTGTAAAAAGCCATCGTGGTTGCGCTATAGGTAACGGGATTGTTTTCAATGCCATGTTATTGATACCTATTGTGGGAATTATTTTGGTGCTGCCGGTATCCGTTACCGCTGCCAGCAAAACCACTTTAGAGTTGCTACGCGGTCAAAAATTGCTTTCAGACTCTTCGATTGACGCTGCTATATAA